The genomic interval ACGCCAAGTGTTCGCATACTTCGAATCCCATCCGCGTCCTGCGACGAAGCACATCGATACGAAATCATCATCAAGGCACGGCCAAGCCGCCGAATCCATTCCAAGTGGCATCGCCAAACTGCACTGACAGGATCGTGCGCTTCGCTCGCGGCTTTTTGGCCTGCTTGCAGTGCGTTCATCGACAAGTCAATTCCAAATTGAAGCGGCACCCAAGTGTCAGTTTACCCAATGTCCGTCATCGAGAACACTCAATCCATCCTGCCATGGGTGATTTTGCCACCTGGCCGATGCGAGCGGTCAAGGGACGAAAAAATTCCGGAAACGAGAAATCGCTTCAAACCGGGCGTCGCCCCCTCGGAACTGCGTTGAGTCACAAGCAGACGTCAGATTAAGATCGTGACAGAATACAGAGGGGATGACCGACCGACAAACGACGTCACATGCGGTCAGTTTGGCTGCCAACTGGACAACTTCGATGGCGAGCGTCACAGTCTCGACGTGAAAATTGACTGGTCGTAGCGAAACGCGAATTAAAATAGCAATTGAGTCACTCCATTCGGCAACTCAGTTCAACATCAGGGCGAAGGATTTGACATGTTCGACGGACGCGTGCCGACGATTCTGCTCTTTGGAGCTCCCGGCGTCGGTAAGGGAACGCAGGGAATGATTCTCGGCCAAATTCCCGGCTTTTATCATCTGTCATGCGGCGACGTGTTTCGCTCGTTGAATATCAATTCCGAGGAAGGTCGAGAAATCTACCAGTTCAGTTCGCGAGGGCAGCTTGTGCCCGATGAGCTGACGGTCAGAATCTGGACGAAAGCCCTACATGGACATATCGCCGCGTCGCGCTACAAGCCGCCGGACGAAATGCTCGTTCTCGATGGAATTCCGAGAAATCCGAATCAGGTCGAGATGTTGAAGAATACGATCAATGTCCTGGCCATCATCCATCTCATCTGCAGCGACGAATCGCAGATGATCGATCGGATTAAGCGTCGCGCGATTCGAGAGAACCGCGCCGACGACGCGAATGAAGACATCATTCGCACCCGGTTCAACGTCTACCGTCAGGAGTCAGAACCGGTCATCAATTGCTATTCACCAGAAATCATCAAATGCGTGGATGCCATGCAGTCTCCGCCCGAAGTTCTGATGGAGGTCCTTCAACATCTGGTGCCAATCCGGAATCAGTGGCTGGCGGACCTGCCTGAACTGCCCATGTGATGTCACGTGCGACACGGAAAAGGCGTCGTTCCGATGATTCGAGGAACAATGTGCTACGACAACGAAGTGGGCGTCAGCAACTGCAGACGCCCCAGCTTCATGCCTTGTTGGGCCATGACGTCGCGGATCGCCGGGCTGCAGAGTAGATCACGCTCAAAAGCCCGCAACTCTTGAAGTGGATCAAACCACGGATCGCTCGGCCCACGCGCGGCCGCATCGGGCGGGTCGCCTGGATGGATTCCAACCTCCGTCGTTTCGACACCACGAGCCCGCCTCAAGAACGCGGTCATGGTCGCTCGATCGATTCTTCCCGCGTGCGCCGTCCCGAAGAATTGATCGGGAAATCGAACCCGCGATCGTCGCATCCGCCGCAAGAAACGGCTCGCAAAGTATCGCTTCACCAAGCCGATGCCCCATTCGAATAACCGCCCCTGCGTGAGGACGGTTCGAACCAGAGCAGATTCACGGGCGACGCGACAAACCGGAATCTGATACCGCTCCATCATCTCAGGAATCATTGCGGCGATCGGGGGAAGCAATTCAACGTACTGGTGTCCATTGAGGTGCGACGGTCGCAAATGATGGTCACACATCCACTCAATCTGAG from Schlesneria paludicola DSM 18645 carries:
- a CDS encoding adenylate kinase family protein, whose protein sequence is MFDGRVPTILLFGAPGVGKGTQGMILGQIPGFYHLSCGDVFRSLNINSEEGREIYQFSSRGQLVPDELTVRIWTKALHGHIAASRYKPPDEMLVLDGIPRNPNQVEMLKNTINVLAIIHLICSDESQMIDRIKRRAIRENRADDANEDIIRTRFNVYRQESEPVINCYSPEIIKCVDAMQSPPEVLMEVLQHLVPIRNQWLADLPELPM
- a CDS encoding carbohydrate deacetylase, whose product is MSASAGPICRVVFHADDFGMNAAVNAGILKSFRHGVLTSTSLLSNAPAATEACHEWPGLLQDLAVRRLESLSVRQELGDPDVPFDLGVHLNLTQGRPLTGDRYPAELLNERGEFPGIGAVFTRFRRTTPTQVAKVADELNAQIEWMCDHHLRPSHLNGHQYVELLPPIAAMIPEMMERYQIPVCRVARESALVRTVLTQGRLFEWGIGLVKRYFASRFLRRMRRSRVRFPDQFFGTAHAGRIDRATMTAFLRRARGVETTEVGIHPGDPPDAAARGPSDPWFDPLQELRAFERDLLCSPAIRDVMAQQGMKLGRLQLLTPTSLS